One genomic window of Streptomyces sp. WP-1 includes the following:
- a CDS encoding sel1 repeat family protein: MGDIFGDLKQVGALKRELLSGQPSDRRLARLAGVSHGTAGRWLEGAQFPQDRHGLIRVLDAIRAEAAARGLLDCHVVGNSGDTVAQLLDAERWNTAFEAERERRAQESRADAERQQARSAIEREAVRARLSTLSDPPRPMRAWSARRLGVHPAIPGHPDTPASGFVLPRYVPRPHDAELRSWLSAATADGAAPCLVIVEGGSCTGKSRTAFEAVRAVVPDDFDLFFPADPAGLLEGLAADVLRPGTVLWLDEAQDYLGGPEGEAVASALLRRLDRDGPFPVVATLWPDHRAALTAPVPFGQHDSHRQARTLLAQAQRVVVPRSFAGTLEAVRDAAGDDPALADALRTGTFELTQTLAAGPDLVDHYENPYGPAGVHGRALMRAAMDAHRLGVTGPLPLTFLEEAAVGYLDAADRAVGPDWFTHALAYARTDIKHTTRALQDVPRTSSMGVEPGVLRLADYLAQHGRRVHRADCPPRSFWEAAHRRLTQPDDLAALASAAHRRLRKRWASRLWFRAAEFGSGPAMSECARRLWSEDRNAGERLARKAAGRGDFVGLYSLAFIPEHTGDYAEAERISLLAAAEGGTFGLRRLSERRLSTGDTAGAERNLRQAGEAGDMEALLLLAGLRWEAGDQNEAERLVTQAAEAGDVEALAQLASLRMLKGDRDQAEQLADRVLRRGSTRAWSLLGEVVEQRGELDEARSVLRQAAAAGDDAALARLAWIVEGRGEHDEAAQLLEQALQAGHAYAVASVALLRDRTGDAQGAELLAQQIADRGDYIGYLRLAEAREHADDPASAVALLETAVEGGSLTALVQLARTYEKAGDNEAALPLLRQAAAAGLGEALVSLALLSIRTDHDEAEEMAGRAADIGFPEVLLALADRREQAGDQDAAERIRRRLDGEGHADTTIALAMCAAREGNREEAARLLVRAADSGDETCTVTLARVWEHGLEPDGSPSGPWTWTEEGSSEA, translated from the coding sequence GTGGGGGACATCTTCGGTGACCTGAAGCAGGTGGGGGCACTCAAGCGCGAGCTGCTGTCCGGCCAACCCTCAGATCGCCGGTTGGCACGACTCGCGGGCGTCTCCCATGGCACCGCCGGCCGATGGCTGGAGGGCGCGCAGTTTCCACAGGACCGCCACGGGCTGATCAGGGTTCTCGATGCGATCAGGGCCGAGGCCGCTGCCCGAGGTTTGCTGGACTGTCATGTTGTCGGCAATTCTGGCGACACTGTCGCTCAACTCCTCGACGCGGAGCGCTGGAACACCGCCTTCGAGGCGGAACGCGAGCGTCGAGCACAGGAGTCCCGGGCCGATGCCGAACGGCAACAGGCTAGGAGTGCCATCGAGCGCGAGGCAGTCCGGGCCCGCCTGTCCACACTGTCTGACCCACCCCGTCCGATGCGCGCGTGGAGCGCACGGCGGCTCGGGGTGCACCCCGCCATCCCGGGGCACCCCGACACACCGGCCAGCGGGTTCGTGCTACCTCGGTATGTGCCCCGTCCGCATGACGCCGAGCTTCGTAGCTGGCTGTCCGCAGCGACCGCCGACGGAGCGGCGCCCTGTCTCGTGATCGTGGAAGGGGGGTCCTGCACGGGCAAGTCCCGGACGGCGTTCGAAGCAGTCAGGGCCGTGGTGCCTGACGACTTCGACTTGTTCTTCCCTGCGGACCCGGCTGGGCTGCTCGAAGGTCTGGCCGCGGACGTGCTGCGACCGGGCACCGTGCTGTGGCTCGACGAAGCCCAGGACTATCTCGGCGGCCCCGAAGGGGAAGCGGTGGCCAGCGCGCTGCTACGACGACTCGACCGAGACGGTCCGTTCCCGGTCGTGGCGACGCTGTGGCCCGATCACCGCGCGGCCCTCACAGCGCCCGTCCCGTTCGGCCAGCATGACTCGCATCGGCAGGCTCGCACCTTGCTGGCCCAGGCGCAAAGGGTCGTGGTCCCTCGCAGCTTCGCTGGCACGCTCGAGGCCGTACGCGATGCAGCCGGAGACGACCCGGCGCTCGCCGACGCCCTGCGCACGGGCACCTTCGAGCTGACCCAGACGCTCGCGGCTGGTCCCGATCTAGTCGATCACTATGAGAACCCCTACGGCCCAGCCGGCGTCCATGGCCGTGCCCTGATGCGCGCGGCCATGGACGCTCACCGGCTGGGCGTCACCGGCCCGCTGCCCCTCACCTTCCTGGAGGAGGCCGCCGTCGGTTACCTCGACGCGGCCGACCGCGCGGTCGGCCCCGACTGGTTCACCCACGCCCTTGCCTACGCCCGCACCGACATCAAGCACACGACCCGGGCACTGCAGGACGTTCCCAGGACCTCCAGCATGGGTGTGGAGCCCGGAGTGCTTCGGCTCGCCGACTACCTGGCACAGCACGGCCGCCGTGTCCACCGGGCGGACTGCCCGCCCCGCTCCTTCTGGGAGGCCGCGCACCGGCGTCTGACGCAGCCCGATGATCTCGCCGCTCTCGCCAGTGCGGCACACCGCCGCCTGCGCAAGCGGTGGGCCAGTCGCCTCTGGTTCCGGGCCGCTGAGTTCGGCAGCGGCCCGGCCATGTCGGAGTGTGCGAGGCGACTGTGGTCCGAGGACCGTAATGCCGGTGAGCGCCTGGCGCGGAAGGCCGCCGGTCGGGGTGATTTCGTCGGTCTCTATAGCCTCGCGTTCATCCCCGAGCACACGGGCGATTACGCCGAGGCCGAACGGATCTCCCTGCTGGCGGCTGCCGAAGGTGGCACGTTCGGTCTGCGCCGGCTGAGCGAACGCCGGCTGAGTACCGGAGATACCGCAGGAGCGGAGCGCAACCTCCGACAGGCGGGCGAGGCCGGTGACATGGAGGCACTGCTCCTGCTTGCGGGGCTCCGCTGGGAGGCAGGTGACCAGAACGAGGCCGAACGCCTAGTCACACAGGCAGCCGAGGCCGGCGACGTCGAGGCGCTGGCTCAGCTGGCCTCGCTGCGGATGCTGAAAGGGGATCGCGACCAGGCCGAGCAGTTGGCCGACCGCGTTCTGCGCCGGGGCAGCACCCGGGCATGGAGCCTGCTCGGCGAGGTCGTGGAGCAACGCGGCGAGCTGGACGAAGCGAGGTCGGTGCTCCGGCAGGCCGCGGCAGCAGGGGACGACGCCGCTCTGGCACGGCTGGCCTGGATCGTCGAGGGCAGGGGCGAGCACGATGAGGCCGCCCAACTGCTGGAACAAGCGCTCCAAGCCGGTCACGCTTATGCCGTGGCCAGTGTGGCGCTGCTCCGCGACAGGACGGGGGACGCCCAAGGAGCCGAGCTCCTCGCCCAGCAGATCGCCGATCGGGGCGACTACATTGGGTATCTGAGGCTAGCCGAGGCTCGTGAGCATGCCGACGACCCTGCCAGTGCTGTAGCCCTGCTGGAGACGGCCGTCGAGGGCGGCTCTCTGACGGCCCTGGTGCAACTCGCACGTACATATGAGAAGGCCGGGGACAACGAGGCAGCCCTGCCTCTCCTGCGGCAGGCAGCGGCTGCGGGTCTTGGCGAAGCGTTGGTGAGCCTCGCCTTGTTGTCCATACGGACGGACCACGACGAGGCCGAGGAAATGGCGGGCCGGGCGGCCGATATCGGCTTCCCGGAGGTACTGCTGGCGCTCGCCGACCGCCGTGAGCAGGCAGGTGATCAGGATGCGGCGGAGCGCATACGCCGGCGGCTGGACGGGGAGGGACACGCCGACACTACGATCGCACTGGCCATGTGTGCGGCGAGGGAGGGAAACCGGGAGGAGGCGGCCCGGCTCTTGGTACGCGCCGCTGATTCCGGCGACGAGACCTGTACCGTGACGCTGGCGCGGGTCTGGGAGCACGGTCTGGAACCAGACGGTTCGCCATCGGGGCCGTGGACTTGGACCGAAGAAGGAAGCAGCGAAGCCTGA
- a CDS encoding site-specific integrase, translating into MAGRRPQRRREFGTVRRLASGRWQARYVGPDGTRHKAPETFDTKTDAQDWLNLVRADIDRNQWRNPDAGAVNFEKYALRWLEERGLAPTTVDRYSGLLRLHILPTFGGRDLDEITPPAVRAWRAERRKATGATTVAKSYRLLKAILQTAVDDDLLPTNPCRIKGAGKEEADERPTATVEQVFDLADAMGPRWRLMVLLGAFAALRPEELAELRRHSVDLDECSLRITHASPELTNGKRVTGAPKTRAGKRTVYLPDLLLPELRRHIRWFAEKEPDGLLFVGEKGAPFRRSTFGRKWRKARKQVGMPDNFRFYDLRHTGNTLAADPGAKLKDLMVRAGQSSERAQLIYQHSTAKHQRKLAQGINAEVWQQLRGSAAEHTEAKEV; encoded by the coding sequence ATGGCAGGACGCAGACCCCAGCGCCGACGCGAGTTCGGCACCGTACGCCGGCTCGCCTCGGGCCGGTGGCAGGCCCGTTACGTCGGCCCGGACGGGACCCGTCACAAGGCCCCCGAGACGTTCGACACCAAGACCGACGCGCAGGACTGGCTCAACCTGGTCCGCGCGGACATCGACCGCAACCAGTGGCGGAACCCGGACGCCGGCGCGGTCAACTTCGAGAAGTACGCGCTGCGGTGGCTGGAGGAACGCGGTCTGGCGCCGACCACGGTCGACCGCTACAGCGGCCTGCTCCGCCTGCACATCCTGCCGACGTTCGGCGGCAGGGACCTGGACGAGATCACTCCGCCCGCCGTTCGCGCCTGGCGTGCCGAACGGCGGAAGGCGACGGGCGCCACCACGGTCGCCAAGTCGTACCGGCTGCTGAAGGCGATCCTGCAGACCGCGGTCGACGACGATCTCCTCCCGACCAACCCGTGCCGCATCAAGGGCGCCGGCAAGGAGGAGGCCGACGAGCGCCCCACCGCGACCGTGGAGCAGGTCTTCGACCTCGCCGACGCCATGGGCCCGCGCTGGCGGCTCATGGTCCTGCTCGGCGCCTTCGCCGCCCTCCGCCCCGAGGAACTGGCCGAGCTGCGCCGCCACAGTGTCGATCTCGACGAGTGCTCCCTGCGGATCACGCACGCCTCACCGGAGCTGACAAACGGCAAGCGGGTCACCGGCGCCCCCAAGACCCGCGCGGGCAAACGCACCGTGTACCTGCCCGACCTCCTGCTGCCGGAGCTGCGTCGACACATTCGGTGGTTCGCGGAGAAGGAGCCGGACGGTCTCCTCTTCGTCGGTGAGAAGGGCGCTCCGTTCCGCCGCTCGACCTTCGGCCGCAAGTGGCGCAAGGCCAGGAAGCAGGTCGGCATGCCGGACAACTTCCGCTTCTACGACCTGCGGCACACCGGCAACACCCTCGCCGCCGACCCCGGCGCCAAGCTGAAGGACCTCATGGTCCGCGCTGGCCAGTCCTCGGAACGCGCCCAGCTGATCTACCAGCACTCGACGGCGAAGCACCAGCGCAAGCTGGCCCAGGGCATCAATGCCGAGGTGTGGCAGCAGTTGCGGGGGTCGGCTGCCGAGCACACGGAAGCGAAGGAGGTGTAA
- a CDS encoding excisionase family DNA-binding protein translates to MADRLLTVGEAAEQLGTGERFVRRLIAERRIRYVKLGRPVRIPKSAVTEYIEARTVEPVRRTRLRYGRAA, encoded by the coding sequence ATGGCTGACCGTCTGCTGACGGTGGGCGAAGCCGCCGAACAACTCGGCACGGGCGAACGGTTCGTGCGCCGCCTCATCGCCGAACGCCGCATCCGCTACGTCAAGCTCGGCCGCCCGGTCCGCATCCCGAAGAGCGCCGTCACCGAGTACATCGAGGCACGCACCGTCGAGCCGGTCCGCCGCACCCGCCTCCGGTACGGGAGGGCGGCCTGA
- a CDS encoding helix-turn-helix domain-containing protein, translating to MAARSLEIGPAGIRAARNIEILRTERGLPQRELAARVTALGRPMSNTMLSRIERAQRRCDIDDLVALAQALHVPVPALLRGPATA from the coding sequence ATGGCAGCACGTTCATTGGAAATTGGCCCAGCCGGAATAAGGGCCGCCCGAAACATCGAGATTCTCCGCACCGAGCGCGGCCTCCCGCAGCGTGAGCTTGCCGCTCGTGTCACCGCTCTCGGCCGGCCGATGTCCAACACGATGCTGTCCCGCATCGAACGCGCCCAGCGCCGCTGCGACATCGATGACCTGGTCGCCCTCGCACAGGCGCTGCACGTGCCGGTCCCGGCCCTCCTCCGCGGCCCGGCGACCGCCTGA
- a CDS encoding ATP-binding protein encodes MTATLTRGPQQVGPIAARLNGILARRGIDSAAAAGGEAPAERVTALELAGARIPARYRRALADHPQITAWADEITRAGRPGPGGPGIAEGPSLLIAGPTGTGKTHQAYGAIRTLLARGVRLRWEATTTADLHARLRPRAGHDTERDLQTLARSPLLLLDDLGAARTSEWTEELTYRLINHRYEHMLPTLITTNLPTAELRTTLGDRVASRLAEMTERVILDGPDRRRHRPT; translated from the coding sequence CTGACCGCCACCCTCACCCGCGGACCCCAGCAGGTCGGGCCCATCGCCGCCCGCCTCAACGGCATCCTGGCCAGGCGCGGCATCGATTCCGCCGCAGCGGCCGGCGGGGAAGCCCCGGCCGAGCGTGTCACCGCCCTGGAACTGGCCGGCGCCCGTATCCCCGCCCGCTACCGCCGCGCCCTGGCCGACCACCCGCAGATCACCGCCTGGGCTGACGAGATCACCCGAGCCGGCCGCCCCGGCCCCGGCGGGCCGGGCATCGCCGAGGGCCCGTCGCTGCTGATCGCCGGTCCCACCGGCACCGGCAAGACCCACCAGGCGTACGGCGCTATCCGCACCCTGCTCGCCCGCGGGGTCCGCCTGCGCTGGGAAGCCACCACCACTGCCGACCTCCACGCCCGCCTGCGCCCCCGGGCCGGCCACGACACCGAACGCGATCTGCAGACTCTGGCACGCAGCCCGCTGCTGCTCCTGGACGACCTCGGCGCGGCCAGGACCAGCGAGTGGACCGAGGAGCTGACCTACCGGCTCATCAACCACCGGTACGAGCACATGCTCCCCACCCTCATCACCACCAACCTCCCCACCGCCGAACTCCGCACCACCCTCGGCGACCGCGTCGCCTCCCGCCTCGCCGAGATGACCGAACGCGTCATCCTCGACGGCCCCGACCGACGACGCCACCGGCCCACCTAA
- the mobC gene encoding plasmid mobilization relaxosome protein MobC, whose protein sequence is MAGSDRHQEVPTRQAATEGGSQPDEKPSPRKSRATKKTSRKRSPKPTADKRDYVCSVRLNDDEKSQLSAAARATRTSLPAFLARSGLAAAQDLDNTAAAIAGHRELVTELFAARRHLGQVGNNLNQIARALNTGAHPAELDAVVTAVQRAVSRVQAVTDRLLEQH, encoded by the coding sequence GTGGCGGGATCGGACCGGCACCAGGAGGTGCCGACCCGCCAGGCAGCGACCGAGGGCGGATCGCAGCCGGATGAGAAGCCGTCACCGCGCAAGTCCCGCGCCACGAAGAAGACCTCGCGCAAGCGCTCGCCGAAGCCGACCGCGGACAAGCGCGACTACGTATGCAGCGTCCGCTTGAACGACGACGAGAAGTCCCAGCTCTCCGCCGCCGCTCGCGCGACCCGTACGAGCCTGCCCGCCTTCCTCGCCCGCAGCGGCCTCGCCGCCGCCCAGGACCTCGACAACACCGCCGCCGCCATCGCCGGCCACCGTGAGCTGGTCACCGAACTGTTCGCCGCGCGCCGGCACCTCGGGCAGGTCGGCAACAACCTCAACCAGATCGCCCGCGCCCTCAACACCGGTGCTCACCCTGCCGAACTCGACGCGGTCGTCACGGCGGTCCAGCGCGCCGTGAGCCGCGTACAGGCAGTCACAGACCGACTGCTGGAACAGCACTGA
- a CDS encoding N-acetyltransferase, whose amino-acid sequence MTRVIDLRHYGQGSLPEGFKQMLIEVHADAYADAMDDEFNQRFPWFVDHWSEMDGFTCVVAFDGDEPTGFAYGAPLQPGREWWRSTAFEPNNGYTATYAVSEVMVRPRWRKQGISERLHEALLKERSENLAVLLVDVTHPKVQALYETWGYEKAGEQQPFADSPVYAVMVKRLRP is encoded by the coding sequence GTGACCAGGGTGATCGACCTGCGGCATTACGGACAGGGAAGCCTCCCCGAAGGCTTCAAGCAGATGCTGATTGAGGTGCACGCCGACGCCTACGCCGACGCGATGGACGACGAGTTCAACCAGCGGTTCCCGTGGTTCGTCGATCACTGGTCAGAGATGGATGGCTTCACCTGCGTCGTCGCCTTCGACGGCGACGAGCCGACCGGCTTCGCGTACGGTGCCCCGCTCCAGCCCGGCCGGGAGTGGTGGCGTTCCACCGCGTTCGAGCCGAACAACGGGTACACCGCGACCTACGCCGTCTCCGAGGTCATGGTGCGCCCGCGATGGCGGAAGCAGGGGATCTCGGAGCGGCTCCACGAAGCCCTGTTGAAGGAACGCAGCGAAAATCTCGCGGTGCTTCTGGTCGACGTGACGCACCCCAAAGTGCAGGCCCTGTACGAGACGTGGGGCTACGAGAAGGCAGGCGAGCAGCAGCCCTTCGCCGACTCACCGGTGTACGCGGTCATGGTGAAGAGGTTGCGTCCCTGA
- a CDS encoding helix-turn-helix transcriptional regulator, translating to MAANLALRRRLDQLGLTQDELAARLNAALQEITGRPGEISSRTVRNLLNGSSRRPIGRTCAALERVFGCPVADLGFRAPSSMQHPPEGPVRRRDFIVSATGTAAAAVPVVTQRRAVGMADVARAAARMNRLVEADDRQGGHTSLASAALEARAKVLELQQRNASERVRRALYALAAEFTTIAAWSCIDVRDLDTAQTYLHESSTFAGLAQDPVTGMRVWVNMAILAYQRKNWPEQLAAAQAANASPAARRDPFFGSMGRVRLALAHSSLGDLRAARRALGTAQETFQKAAEDERPRWTAFYGPAELNHLAAIILNRNGEPAEAEAMAHRALAKIPAEFQRNRALATCQLALAQLRQGEPEQATATAATVFTIMDGAPLPGRMRTLIGDFHRDLFRLAPSTTYARDWADRMRDEWSRA from the coding sequence ATGGCAGCCAACCTCGCCCTTCGGCGCCGATTGGACCAACTCGGCCTCACCCAAGATGAGTTGGCGGCCCGGTTGAACGCTGCGCTACAGGAGATCACCGGCCGACCCGGCGAGATCTCCTCCCGAACGGTCCGCAACCTGCTCAACGGATCAAGCAGACGCCCAATCGGCCGCACTTGCGCAGCACTTGAGCGTGTGTTCGGCTGCCCCGTGGCGGACTTAGGGTTCCGCGCCCCAAGTTCCATGCAACATCCTCCGGAGGGCCCCGTGCGGCGACGCGACTTCATCGTTTCCGCCACCGGAACGGCAGCCGCAGCCGTTCCGGTCGTCACGCAGCGCCGGGCAGTAGGCATGGCGGACGTAGCCCGCGCCGCGGCCAGAATGAACCGGCTTGTGGAGGCGGACGACCGCCAGGGCGGGCACACCTCCCTGGCGAGCGCAGCTCTCGAAGCTCGCGCCAAGGTGCTGGAGCTTCAGCAGCGCAACGCCAGCGAACGTGTGCGCCGGGCCCTGTACGCACTCGCGGCCGAGTTCACCACCATCGCTGCCTGGTCGTGTATTGACGTCCGCGACCTGGATACGGCCCAGACGTACCTGCACGAGTCGTCCACGTTCGCCGGCCTCGCCCAGGACCCGGTCACGGGCATGCGCGTGTGGGTCAACATGGCCATTCTCGCCTACCAGCGGAAGAACTGGCCGGAACAGCTCGCGGCAGCACAGGCTGCCAACGCCTCTCCGGCCGCCCGTAGGGACCCGTTCTTCGGCTCCATGGGCCGCGTCCGCCTCGCGCTTGCCCATTCGTCGCTCGGGGACCTGCGAGCCGCTCGGCGGGCACTGGGCACAGCGCAGGAGACCTTCCAGAAGGCGGCTGAGGACGAGCGTCCCCGATGGACCGCGTTCTACGGGCCGGCCGAACTCAACCACCTCGCGGCGATCATCCTCAACCGCAACGGGGAGCCCGCCGAAGCCGAGGCGATGGCGCACCGAGCCCTGGCCAAGATCCCGGCGGAGTTCCAGCGCAACCGCGCGCTGGCCACCTGCCAGCTCGCGCTGGCACAACTCCGCCAGGGAGAGCCCGAGCAGGCCACCGCGACCGCGGCCACCGTCTTCACGATCATGGATGGCGCACCACTGCCTGGGCGTATGCGCACCCTGATCGGAGACTTCCACCGAGACCTGTTCCGGCTGGCGCCGTCAACGACGTACGCCCGCGACTGGGCAGACCGAATGCGAGATGAATGGAGTCGAGCGTGA
- a CDS encoding ATP-binding protein → MTVAKPNAIGAPGYTVELPCVRESMSRARALVSNVLATWGMDDDAADCGRIIVTELLANAVEHTQTPVSKVIIERPSNGAVRIGVSDRSHGVPHLKAAALNAESGRGLRLVAGMSSRWGYDTHPWGKVTWAVIEASAGREQ, encoded by the coding sequence ATGACCGTCGCTAAACCGAATGCGATCGGCGCCCCGGGTTACACCGTGGAGCTGCCCTGCGTCCGCGAGTCCATGAGCCGTGCCCGCGCTCTCGTCTCCAACGTGCTGGCGACCTGGGGCATGGACGACGACGCGGCCGACTGCGGAAGAATCATCGTCACCGAATTGCTGGCCAACGCCGTCGAGCACACCCAGACCCCCGTGTCGAAGGTCATCATCGAGCGTCCGAGCAACGGTGCCGTTCGCATCGGAGTTTCCGACCGTTCGCACGGCGTGCCCCACCTGAAGGCGGCGGCCCTGAACGCCGAGAGCGGCCGGGGTCTGAGATTGGTCGCCGGGATGAGTTCGCGGTGGGGCTACGACACGCACCCATGGGGCAAGGTCACCTGGGCTGTGATCGAGGCTTCGGCAGGGCGAGAGCAGTGA
- a CDS encoding DUF6415 family natural product biosynthesis protein: MSTAVAPKRPTAEWAPPLDADGLRLVLERFRAWKPLDVGDIFDDLDAAIGSQSPSVATTAALVDRLRSHLKQLSDITVADDSFPPTAEMARLVARARALRNECTPTAHQQAVGLARRLAFVTADLVEELIKARYIKGTE, from the coding sequence GTGAGCACCGCAGTGGCTCCCAAACGCCCTACCGCGGAGTGGGCTCCTCCGCTCGACGCAGACGGCTTACGGCTCGTGTTGGAGCGATTTCGGGCCTGGAAGCCGCTCGATGTCGGGGACATCTTTGATGATCTCGATGCGGCAATCGGCAGTCAGTCGCCGTCTGTTGCAACGACCGCCGCCCTGGTCGACCGCCTCCGCAGTCACCTGAAGCAGCTCAGCGACATCACAGTGGCTGACGACAGTTTTCCACCCACCGCTGAGATGGCCCGACTCGTCGCGCGAGCGCGCGCTCTACGGAATGAGTGCACGCCGACCGCCCATCAGCAGGCTGTCGGACTCGCCCGGCGTCTCGCTTTCGTGACCGCCGACCTGGTCGAAGAATTGATCAAGGCCCGCTACATCAAGGGGACCGAGTGA
- the fxlM gene encoding methyltransferase, FxLD system, with amino-acid sequence MPNTTVEPAEATRLRNKVVDELRADGNISSPEIEAVMRKVPRHEFIPDTPLDKAYDTYAAVITKTDEHGVQLSSVSAPQIQAMMLEQAQVKPGMRVLEIGSGGLNAAYLAELVGPKGEVVTVDIDPGVTDRASRLLEEHGYDKVLVVTADAAEPLPIGEVDVVMVTAGAWDISPAWISQLKQGGRLVVPLRMRGLTRSVAFTQVVGEHGPYLESESTRICGFVPMQGSTAHREELLLVNGTPEIGLKFDDGLPADPHRLDNAVTFPRHELWTGVVIGLQELIDTLQMAMAISLPGFCTMAVDEDLDTGLVTPVNKRFSLAAVEDDTFAYLVTRRTEDNKHIEYGVHALGPNAKQFADKVADVLRDWEANRRGGPSPTIRVYPAGTPDDQIQADQVIDKVHSRISLSWPPA; translated from the coding sequence ATGCCGAACACGACCGTCGAGCCCGCCGAGGCGACCCGCCTGCGGAACAAGGTGGTGGACGAGCTTCGCGCGGACGGCAACATCTCCTCCCCGGAGATCGAAGCCGTGATGCGCAAGGTGCCCCGCCACGAGTTCATCCCCGACACCCCGCTCGACAAGGCATACGACACGTACGCCGCTGTGATCACCAAGACCGACGAGCACGGTGTGCAGCTCAGCTCCGTCTCTGCCCCGCAGATCCAGGCCATGATGCTGGAGCAGGCGCAGGTGAAGCCTGGGATGCGAGTGCTGGAGATCGGCTCGGGCGGCCTGAACGCGGCCTATCTCGCCGAGCTCGTCGGACCCAAGGGCGAAGTCGTCACCGTGGACATCGACCCCGGCGTCACGGACCGCGCGTCCCGGCTCCTGGAGGAGCACGGCTACGACAAGGTCCTCGTCGTCACCGCCGACGCCGCCGAACCCCTCCCCATCGGCGAAGTCGACGTCGTCATGGTGACCGCCGGGGCCTGGGACATTTCCCCGGCGTGGATCTCGCAGCTCAAGCAGGGTGGCCGGCTCGTGGTGCCGCTGCGGATGCGCGGGCTGACCCGATCGGTCGCCTTCACCCAGGTCGTGGGCGAGCACGGCCCCTACCTGGAGAGCGAGTCGACGAGGATCTGCGGCTTCGTCCCGATGCAGGGCTCCACCGCCCACCGCGAAGAACTTCTCCTCGTCAACGGCACTCCAGAGATCGGGCTGAAGTTCGATGACGGGCTGCCGGCCGACCCGCACCGGCTGGACAACGCGGTCACGTTCCCGCGCCACGAGCTGTGGACCGGCGTCGTCATCGGCCTCCAGGAACTCATCGACACCCTCCAGATGGCGATGGCGATCAGCCTGCCCGGCTTCTGCACGATGGCGGTCGATGAGGACCTGGACACGGGTCTGGTCACCCCCGTGAACAAGCGGTTCTCCCTCGCCGCCGTCGAGGACGACACCTTCGCCTATCTCGTCACCCGCCGCACCGAAGACAACAAGCACATCGAGTACGGCGTACACGCCCTCGGCCCGAACGCGAAGCAGTTCGCCGACAAGGTCGCCGACGTCCTGCGCGACTGGGAGGCAAACCGGCGCGGCGGCCCCAGCCCGACCATCCGGGTCTATCCGGCCGGCACCCCCGATGACCAGATCCAGGCCGACCAGGTCATCGACAAGGTCCACAGCCGGATCTCGCTCTCCTGGCCCCCGGCGTAG
- a CDS encoding FxLD family lanthipeptide yields the protein MTSATLAPPAPLAGLDDDFAPLDVKVVVAEHAYGHLMCSTGDGCGSTCATGASACGSFTEDPA from the coding sequence ATGACGAGCGCCACCCTGGCCCCGCCCGCCCCGCTGGCGGGCCTGGACGACGACTTCGCGCCGCTGGACGTGAAGGTCGTCGTCGCCGAGCACGCGTACGGCCATCTCATGTGTTCCACGGGCGACGGCTGCGGCAGCACCTGCGCGACCGGCGCCTCCGCCTGCGGCTCCTTCACGGAGGATCCTGCCTGA